A portion of the Cryptomeria japonica chromosome 5, Sugi_1.0, whole genome shotgun sequence genome contains these proteins:
- the LOC131876416 gene encoding uncharacterized protein LOC131876416 — protein sequence MVINSLWSVWKQSHTERALKVRALILSEKWWDDVEYVLNFTEPIMSMIRYADTDRPCLGEIYDGMDCMVEKIKEVINRKENDPTETFFKVVQKIVVDRWNKMTTPLHLLAFALTPKFYSAEMLATPRRVPPYRDAEVASGYRAAFKKIYQDEETRNIVMREFGQFVSAKNHDVVALNARYGMDADEWWYVHGQGSIYLQPLAIKLNSQVASSSSAERNWSTYSFIHSVKRNRLGAKKDEDLVYVHSNLRLLSHKDPEYSEGVTRNWDLAPECADLDATVAQLCQVSIDEAVMEFERDIASGSGIPFDIGSIDAEFEPLDDRGLGLDASDEDEYGI from the exons atggtcatcaacagcttgtggagtgtatggaagcagtcccacacagaaagagctctaaaagtaagagcattgatccttagtgagaaatggtgggatgatgtggaatatgttttgaatttcactgagcccatcatgagcatgatcaggtatgctgatactgatcgcccatgtttgggcgagatttatgatggcatggattgcatggtggaaaaaataaaagaagtaataaatagaaaagaaaatgacccaacggaaacatttttcaaagttgtgcagaaaattgttgttgaccgttggaacaagatgaccacccccttacatctcttagcatttgctttgacgccaaaattttatagtgcagagatgcttgcaacaccaaggagggtgccaccatatagagatgcagaggttgcttctggctatagggctgcctttaaaaagatatatcaagatgaggagacaagaaatattgtcatgagggagtttggccaatttgtatctgcaaaaaatcatgatgttgtagctcttaatgctagatatgggatggatgctgatgagtggtggtatgtacatggtcaaggctccatttacttgcagcctcttgcaattaaacttaactcccaa gttgcaagttcttcttcagctgagcggaattggagtacatactccttcatccactcagtcaaacgtaatcgtttgggtgcaaagaaagatgaggatttggtctacgtacactccaaccttcgtttgttgtcacataaggaccctgaatatagtgagggtgtaacaaggaattgggatctagcccctgagtgtgctgatttagatgctacagttgcacaactttgccaagtctctatagacgaggcggttatggaatttgagagagacatagctagtgggagtggcattccatttgatattggttcaattgatgctgaatttgaaccacttgatgaccgtgggcttgggttggatgcttcagatgaagatgaatatggaatttaa